The proteins below come from a single Lates calcarifer isolate ASB-BC8 linkage group LG11, TLL_Latcal_v3, whole genome shotgun sequence genomic window:
- the sp100.1 gene encoding nuclear body protein SP140-like protein isoform X2: protein MDPLDFLESYELLQFFHCNKTVMSCMENPHTFLSQLRDYNLIPEDRYKKVSRMKSKENMKRAIYDILDWLERERSQHISVFWTCVFQDIILNQYPTLRLLRNSLMDGSFHFNKQLPERVDKEETDKRKELSEDEEKEEEQVNSVKKRRKQRRRSVCDDEEQQPGPSSQLTPASPMKKGEKNDYWNWPIYKSYLPVTCGQKEGTLSRDRLAKGEKCILFQKQWLTPNEFETLAGKKSSRNWKLSIRCMGKPLGNLIKEGHLKSASYKRGRHRKESKLASRSLFPSDSIIITVSEGEEDDENEDEEDELENQENQVSCSSEDVTDEDGDTGDQTEQQSEADRDSSKRVFKVTCGDLAGTLHLKRFASGTCGKSIRTETSWLSPVEFVMEASCPPDATWKKDIICDGKPLSVLIEEKTLMIHSLLCNCRLCSPNDEDRENEKNDDECYICRGEEEEAELVVCDDCPRSFHQKCHLPHVDDAILGDNRQWRCTFCVYQTTQDWRYSDELEVEPAMYRQISQHMLECQYLVLCLCRADDERTFALDPCLYLDRYSTVIQTPMWLGNIADKLQEKEYQTVGQFVSDVQLIFTNCASYNQFNPEFLAMGDRLKELFNSEFKKVFNIHEQC, encoded by the exons ATGGATCCGTTGGATTTCCTGGAGTCCTAtgaactgctgcagtttttccacTGTAATAAAACAGTGATGTCCTGCATGGAGAACCCGCACACCTTTCTCAGCCAGCTCAGGGATTACAACCTGATCCCCGAGGACAGATACAAG aaggtGAGCCGCATGAAgagtaaagaaaacatgaagaGGGCCATTTATGATATTTTGGACTGGCTGGAGAGAGAACGATCACAGCACATCAGTGTGTTCTGGACATGTGTCTTCCAAGACATCATCCTGAACCAATACCCAACCCTGCGCCTGCTGCGTAACAGCCTCATGGACG GATCTTTCCATTTTAATAAACAACTGCCTGAAAGGGTGGATaaggaagagacagacaaaaggaaGGAGCTCTCtgaagatgaggaaaaagaggaggaacaaGTGAACTCagtgaaaaagaggaggaaacagagaagaaggagtgtgtgtgatgatgaggagcagcagccTGGTCCATCATCTCAGCTGACTCCAG CTTCTCCGAtgaagaagggagagaagaatGACTATTGGAACTGGCCCATTTACAAGTCCTATCTCCCTGTGACCTGTGGACAGAAGGAGGGGACactgagcagagacagactggCTAAAG ggGAGAAGTGCATTTTGTTCCAGAAACAGTGGTTAACTCCCAATGAATTTGAGACGTTGGCAGGGAAGAAGAGCTCAAGGAACTGGAAGTTGAGCATCCGATGTATGGGCAAGCCCCTGGGAAATCTTATAAAG GAAGGGCACCTGAAATCAGCAAGCTACAAAAGAGGACGACATAGAAAGGAATCAAAACTG GCCAGCAGATCCCTGTTCCCATCTGACTCCATCATAATCACAG TGTCTGAGGGAGAAGAAGACGATGAaaatgaggatgaggaggatgagctGGAAAACCAGGAGAACCAGGTCTCTTGTAGTTCTGAAGATGTCACAG ATGAAGATGGAGACACTGGGgatcagactgagcagcagTCAGAGGCCGACCGTGACAGCAGCAAGAGAGTGTTCAAAGTGACATGTGGAGATTTAGCTGGGACCCTTCACCTAAAACGATTTGCATCAG GGACTTGTGGGAAGAGTATTCGCACTGAGACGAGCTGGCTGAGCCCCGTGGAGTTTGTGATGGAGGCATCGTGTCCTCCAGACGCCACCTGGAAGAAAGACATCATATGTGATGGAAAACCACTCAGTGTCCTCATAGAG GAAAAGACCTTGATGATCCACTCATTGCTGTGCAATTGCAGACTGTGCAGTCCAAATGATGAAGACCGG GAGAATGAGAAGAACGATGATGAGTGTTACATCTGTagaggtgaagaagaagaagcagagctGGTTGTGTGTGATGACTGCCCCCGCTCCTTCCACCAGAAATGTCACCTGCCTCATGTAGACGACGCCATTTTGGG tGACAACAGACAATGGAGGTGTACGTTCTGTGTATACCAGACCACTCAAGACTGGCGTTATAGCGATGAGCTGGAAGTGGAACCAGCCATGTACCGCCAAATATCACAACACATGCTG GAATGTCAGTATCTcgttctgtgtctgtgcagagcTGATGATGAACGGACTTTCGCTTTAGACCCATGCCTCTAT TTGGACAGGTACTCCACTGTTATCCAGACTCCGATGTGGCTGGGTAACATAGCAGATAAACTCCAGGAGAAAGAATACCAAACTGTGGGACAGTTTGTGTCTGACGTTCAGCTCATTTTCACCAACTGTGCCTCGTACAACCAA TTTAATCCTGAATTTCTTGCCATGGGCGACCGACTGAAGGAGTTATTTAACAGTGAATTTAAGAAAGTGTTCAACATCCATGAACAGTGTTGA
- the sp100.1 gene encoding nuclear body protein SP140-like protein isoform X1 — MDPLDFLESYELLQFFHCNKTVMSCMENPHTFLSQLRDYNLIPEDRYKKVSRMKSKENMKRAIYDILDWLERERSQHISVFWTCVFQDIILNQYPTLRLLRNSLMDGSFHFNKQLPERVDKEETDKRKELSEDEEKEEEQVNSVKKRRKQRRRSVCDDEEQQPGPSSQLTPGQKRKSKKICFSSPMKKGEKNDYWNWPIYKSYLPVTCGQKEGTLSRDRLAKGEKCILFQKQWLTPNEFETLAGKKSSRNWKLSIRCMGKPLGNLIKEGHLKSASYKRGRHRKESKLASRSLFPSDSIIITVSEGEEDDENEDEEDELENQENQVSCSSEDVTDEDGDTGDQTEQQSEADRDSSKRVFKVTCGDLAGTLHLKRFASGTCGKSIRTETSWLSPVEFVMEASCPPDATWKKDIICDGKPLSVLIEEKTLMIHSLLCNCRLCSPNDEDRENEKNDDECYICRGEEEEAELVVCDDCPRSFHQKCHLPHVDDAILGDNRQWRCTFCVYQTTQDWRYSDELEVEPAMYRQISQHMLECQYLVLCLCRADDERTFALDPCLYLDRYSTVIQTPMWLGNIADKLQEKEYQTVGQFVSDVQLIFTNCASYNQFNPEFLAMGDRLKELFNSEFKKVFNIHEQC, encoded by the exons ATGGATCCGTTGGATTTCCTGGAGTCCTAtgaactgctgcagtttttccacTGTAATAAAACAGTGATGTCCTGCATGGAGAACCCGCACACCTTTCTCAGCCAGCTCAGGGATTACAACCTGATCCCCGAGGACAGATACAAG aaggtGAGCCGCATGAAgagtaaagaaaacatgaagaGGGCCATTTATGATATTTTGGACTGGCTGGAGAGAGAACGATCACAGCACATCAGTGTGTTCTGGACATGTGTCTTCCAAGACATCATCCTGAACCAATACCCAACCCTGCGCCTGCTGCGTAACAGCCTCATGGACG GATCTTTCCATTTTAATAAACAACTGCCTGAAAGGGTGGATaaggaagagacagacaaaaggaaGGAGCTCTCtgaagatgaggaaaaagaggaggaacaaGTGAACTCagtgaaaaagaggaggaaacagagaagaaggagtgtgtgtgatgatgaggagcagcagccTGGTCCATCATCTCAGCTGACTCCAGGTCAGAAGAGAAAGTCAAAGAAAATATGCTTCT CTTCTCCGAtgaagaagggagagaagaatGACTATTGGAACTGGCCCATTTACAAGTCCTATCTCCCTGTGACCTGTGGACAGAAGGAGGGGACactgagcagagacagactggCTAAAG ggGAGAAGTGCATTTTGTTCCAGAAACAGTGGTTAACTCCCAATGAATTTGAGACGTTGGCAGGGAAGAAGAGCTCAAGGAACTGGAAGTTGAGCATCCGATGTATGGGCAAGCCCCTGGGAAATCTTATAAAG GAAGGGCACCTGAAATCAGCAAGCTACAAAAGAGGACGACATAGAAAGGAATCAAAACTG GCCAGCAGATCCCTGTTCCCATCTGACTCCATCATAATCACAG TGTCTGAGGGAGAAGAAGACGATGAaaatgaggatgaggaggatgagctGGAAAACCAGGAGAACCAGGTCTCTTGTAGTTCTGAAGATGTCACAG ATGAAGATGGAGACACTGGGgatcagactgagcagcagTCAGAGGCCGACCGTGACAGCAGCAAGAGAGTGTTCAAAGTGACATGTGGAGATTTAGCTGGGACCCTTCACCTAAAACGATTTGCATCAG GGACTTGTGGGAAGAGTATTCGCACTGAGACGAGCTGGCTGAGCCCCGTGGAGTTTGTGATGGAGGCATCGTGTCCTCCAGACGCCACCTGGAAGAAAGACATCATATGTGATGGAAAACCACTCAGTGTCCTCATAGAG GAAAAGACCTTGATGATCCACTCATTGCTGTGCAATTGCAGACTGTGCAGTCCAAATGATGAAGACCGG GAGAATGAGAAGAACGATGATGAGTGTTACATCTGTagaggtgaagaagaagaagcagagctGGTTGTGTGTGATGACTGCCCCCGCTCCTTCCACCAGAAATGTCACCTGCCTCATGTAGACGACGCCATTTTGGG tGACAACAGACAATGGAGGTGTACGTTCTGTGTATACCAGACCACTCAAGACTGGCGTTATAGCGATGAGCTGGAAGTGGAACCAGCCATGTACCGCCAAATATCACAACACATGCTG GAATGTCAGTATCTcgttctgtgtctgtgcagagcTGATGATGAACGGACTTTCGCTTTAGACCCATGCCTCTAT TTGGACAGGTACTCCACTGTTATCCAGACTCCGATGTGGCTGGGTAACATAGCAGATAAACTCCAGGAGAAAGAATACCAAACTGTGGGACAGTTTGTGTCTGACGTTCAGCTCATTTTCACCAACTGTGCCTCGTACAACCAA TTTAATCCTGAATTTCTTGCCATGGGCGACCGACTGAAGGAGTTATTTAACAGTGAATTTAAGAAAGTGTTCAACATCCATGAACAGTGTTGA